AGCATTTTCTGGCGGAAGGCAGCCTCGACGATAATCTGCAGCACCAAGCCACGCTGGCGGCCGGCCTGCTCGGTGCGGGAAGCTGCTCGATCATGCTGCTCAACAGCGGCGCGCCCGAACACCTGCGCATGACGCTGTATGCGCGCGTCGGCAACTTGCCGGATGCGGCCCTGACGGCCTCGGTCGGGCAGGGGGAAGGCATCTGCGGCCGGGTGCTGGCCAGCGGCGATCCGCTGCTGGTCGACGATATCGCGCAGTCGGAACTGGCGGGGCTGGCGCATGCCCGCGACGACATCGGCGGCAGCCTGATGTGCTCCCCCTTGCGCGTCGACGGCAAGATCGTTGGCGTCATCAACGTGGCGGGCGCGAAGGACAGGCCGGCATTTGGCCATAGCGATTTGCAATTGCTGAATATAATTGCGCTATTCATTGGTAAGTCGATCCAGGTGCAACAATTGCAACGCTTGCTCGATTCGCGCTTTGCCCAGCTGGCCTTGCTGCAGGAAGCGCGTGACCAGGTCGAGGACAAGGTCCGCCTGGCTTACCGTAATCCGGAGGATGCGGCAAAAATTCTGGCGCGCTCGTTTTTCAAGGAAATGACGAAGGCCGGTTTCGAGTCCGGCCAGATCGTCAGCGCGGCAACCGAATTGATCGAGCAACTGAACCTGAAGTTGAAGCGTCCTCCATTGTCCCCACCGACCTGAAGCGATTCTTAATCCGATTCATGCCCGATACCACACACCATCTGGCGTCCGCACTGGATGCCTGGCAGGCATTGCTCGGCCGGGACAATGTCCTGACCGGCGATGCCGCCCAGCAGGCCTGGGGCCGTGATACCACCGGCGCCGCGCGCCGCCTGCCGGCCGCGCTGCGCATCCTCGACAGTCAACTCCTGCCTGAAGTCATGCGCATCGCCCAGCGCTACCGGGTGCCGGTGCACCCGATCAGCACCGGCAACAACTGGGGCTACGGCAGCGCGCTGGCGGCGCGCGACGGCTGCGTCATCATCGATTTGTCGAAGCTGCGCAAGATCCTGCATTTTGACCAGGAAATGGGCGTGATCACGGTCGAGCCCGGCGTTACGCAGGGGATGCTGGCCGACTTCCTGACGCAGAAGGACTACCCGTTCATGGTGCCGACCACCGGCGCCGGTCCCCATTGCAGCCTGCTCGGCAATG
This window of the Massilia sp. WG5 genome carries:
- a CDS encoding GAF domain-containing protein, encoding MRLQDLQHFLAEGSLDDNLQHQATLAAGLLGAGSCSIMLLNSGAPEHLRMTLYARVGNLPDAALTASVGQGEGICGRVLASGDPLLVDDIAQSELAGLAHARDDIGGSLMCSPLRVDGKIVGVINVAGAKDRPAFGHSDLQLLNIIALFIGKSIQVQQLQRLLDSRFAQLALLQEARDQVEDKVRLAYRNPEDAAKILARSFFKEMTKAGFESGQIVSAATELIEQLNLKLKRPPLSPPT